The following proteins are co-located in the Streptomyces sp. DT2A-34 genome:
- a CDS encoding DUF1269 domain-containing protein: MTDMVAVAYPNKNIANEVLAELRTLNTEHSLHLADAVLVTRDEEGKVKIHSGDSPVVSGAVGGALWGGLIGLLFLQPLLGAAIGAATGGVTAAVTEDEDENTAFIAQLGQRLRPGGAAVIALVIDATEDKVLPRIAHYGGDLLHTSLTLAEEQRLRSAINPQPTWTGETPA; encoded by the coding sequence CGCCGTGGCCTACCCCAACAAGAACATTGCCAACGAGGTGCTGGCCGAACTGCGCACCCTCAACACCGAACACTCCCTGCACCTGGCCGACGCGGTCCTGGTCACCCGCGACGAGGAGGGCAAGGTCAAGATTCACTCCGGGGACAGCCCGGTGGTCTCCGGCGCGGTGGGCGGTGCGCTTTGGGGCGGCCTGATCGGGTTGCTGTTTCTGCAGCCGCTGCTGGGCGCTGCGATCGGCGCCGCCACCGGAGGTGTCACCGCTGCGGTGACGGAAGACGAAGATGAGAATACGGCCTTTATCGCCCAGCTCGGCCAGCGTCTGCGTCCCGGCGGCGCGGCCGTGATCGCCCTGGTCATCGATGCCACCGAGGACAAGGTGCTGCCCCGGATCGCTCATTACGGCGGTGATCTCCTGCACACCTCACTGACCCTGGCCGAGGAGCAGCGGCTTCGATCCGCGATCAACCCCCAGCCCACCTGGACCGGCGAAACGCCCGCGTGA
- a CDS encoding GntR family transcriptional regulator, translating into MEDAPHIPAPVVILTALPGPEKMVPMSTSESASERAYAAIRAGILNGKHKPDTMLGEAGLAAELGVSRTPVRAALARLQDEGWITVYPKRGALVRGMSEKATEDLADARLILEATSVQRAAPEHKLALAARLEQSINQQKQALTDSDLNRFIELTIAFHRSFVEVGGNLVMLELNDRLADRQRFLLFSYGETLLARCEALIAEHEHLIACLRADDAQGFAEALRSHVGDTYGSDLKQLGL; encoded by the coding sequence ATGGAGGACGCCCCCCACATCCCCGCCCCGGTCGTCATCCTGACCGCCCTGCCCGGACCAGAGAAGATGGTTCCCATGTCGACTAGCGAGAGCGCCTCCGAGCGTGCCTACGCAGCCATCCGTGCAGGCATCCTCAATGGAAAACACAAACCCGACACCATGCTTGGCGAGGCCGGCCTGGCCGCCGAGTTGGGCGTCAGCCGCACCCCTGTGCGCGCCGCACTGGCCCGGCTTCAGGACGAGGGATGGATCACCGTGTACCCCAAGCGCGGCGCTCTCGTGCGCGGGATGAGCGAGAAGGCCACAGAGGACCTCGCCGACGCCCGGCTCATTCTTGAGGCTACGTCGGTGCAGCGAGCCGCACCGGAGCACAAGCTGGCCCTCGCCGCGCGCCTTGAGCAAAGTATTAACCAGCAGAAGCAGGCACTCACCGACAGCGACCTGAACCGGTTTATCGAACTCACGATCGCCTTCCATCGCTCCTTTGTCGAGGTCGGAGGCAATTTGGTGATGCTCGAACTCAACGACCGGCTCGCCGACCGTCAACGCTTCCTGCTCTTCAGCTACGGCGAGACTCTCCTGGCCCGCTGTGAAGCCCTCATCGCCGAGCACGAGCACCTCATCGCCTGTCTGCGCGCCGACGACGCGCAGGGCTTTGCCGAAGCCCTCCGCTCCCACGTGGGCGACACCTACGGATCTGACTTGAAACAGCTTGGTCTGTGA